From a single Stomoxys calcitrans chromosome 4, idStoCalc2.1, whole genome shotgun sequence genomic region:
- the LOC106088774 gene encoding ribosome biogenesis protein NOP53 has product MSVQKKKRISKKNKSAWRKTDINDVEEYLEEQRQEERIGSFTEKADQELFKVDVIPAEPKKKILTEKQKRKLNAKKPLRSFQSLENTSKVQDPIVKRNIVKQKKSGRNIEDEVINPTKPRHIQANEDRAKTYAKVEEKLKKRATKIPDTNKDIWAEEDFRDKIPGLKDEKGWISKELATYHAQTMGMPVFKVHDSIRHKTTKAKKFEAPHPGTSYNPSLDDHLSLISNVVDKEEKIIKEEKHLKRVTTKMFSKVTPEERDRQHLKEMSAGMDDDDDENENGDENEEIDSKTSTKNDSHSTSSYSTPNPPVENKKKTKTARNKELRQKELQKKLEAKKALKKQTADLNRIKSLKSEVIAEEEELKELMKRRRKTEFKKKFEPKRLGRLKYNEPDQDVLMPEDLTGNVRNIKTQTSLLVDRFKNFQKRNILPVSVATGKQKAPKIKRFPRSSHKEPGVSHQMLREQRLAQKKLNIV; this is encoded by the exons atgTCCGTGCAAAAGAAAAAACGTATTTCTAAAAAGAATAAATCAGCTTGGCGTAAAACAGATATTAATGATGTGGAAGAATATCTGGAGGAACAAAGGCAGGAGGAGAGAATAGG CTCTTTCACTGAAAAAGCGGATCAGGAACTCTTCAAAGTTGATGTGATACCGGCAGAGCCAAAGAAGAAAATATTAACAgagaaacaaaaacgaaaactaaATGCCAAAAAGCCATTGCGTTCTTTTCAATCTTTGGAGAATACATCAAAAGTGCAGGACCCAATTGTTAAAagaaatattgttaaacaaAAGAAGTCTGGTCGTAACATTGAGGATGAAGTTATTAATCCCACCAAGCCCAGGCATATACAAGCCAATGAAGATAGGGCAAAAACATATGCCAAGGTCGAGGAAAAGCTTAAAAAGAGAGCTACAAAAATACCCGATACCAACAAAGATATTTGGGCTGAAGAAGATTTTCGTGATAAAATTCCTGGGCTAAAGGATGAAAAGGGTTGGATTTCAAAGGAGCTTGCGACCTATCATGCCCAAACAATGGGTATGCCAGTGTTTAAAGTGCACGACAGTATAAGGCATAAAACTACCAAAGCCAA gAAATTCGAAGCACCTCATCCAGGTACAAGTTATAATCCCTCTTTGGACGATCATCTGAGTCTAATTTCCAATGTAGTTGACAAAGAAGAGAAAATTATAAAAGAAGAGAAACATTTGAAGCGAGTTACGACAAAGATGTTCTCAAAGGTTACTCCAGAAGAGCGAGATCGTCAACATCTAAAGGAAATGAGTGCTGGCATggatgacgacgatgatgagAATGAAAATGGCGACGAAAATGAAGAAATTGATAGCAAAACTAGCACAAAGAACGATAGCCATTCCACATCGTCGTACAGCACACCAAATCCACCTGTCGAGAATAAGAAGAAAACTAAAACGGCGCGTAACAAAGAACTTCGTCAGAAAGAGCTACAAAAGAAACTGGAAGCAAAGAAAGCGTTGAAAAAACAAACAGCCGACTTAAATCGAATCAAATCATTAAAATCTGAAGTCATTGCCGAGGAAGAGGAGTTAAAGGAGTTGATGAAACGTCGCAGAAAGACTGAGttcaaaaagaaatttgaaCCCAAACGCTTGGGACGATTAAAATATAACGAGCCTGATCAAGATGTTCTTATGCCTGAGGATTTAACCGGAAATGTGCGCAATATAAAAACCCAGACAAGTCTATTGGTGGATCGTTTTAAGAACTTTCAGAAACGTAACATCCTACCCGTTAGCGTGGCAACAGGCAAACAAAAGGCTCCCAAAATTAAACGTTTTCCTCGTAGCTCTCATAAGGAACCTGGGGTTTCTCACCAAATGTTACGCGAGCAGCGTTTGGCTCAAAAAAAGCTTAATATTGTGTAA
- the LOC106088775 gene encoding dnaJ homolog subfamily C member 25 homolog, with protein sequence MLARCYYRMLISLVFLLVLPTTCLGLLEGLYCGKQNCYDVLGVTRESTKSDIGKAYRILARKHHPDLHRTEEAKKEAEIQFKAIATAYEILKDDESRTDYDYMLDNPDEYYAHYYRYYRRRVAPKVDVRIVIVVTLTIISVIQYYSGWQRYDSAIKYFATVPKYRNKALEIAKDEINEKVNSRKGKNRLTKADQKEEIEKIIIKVIEEKMDVKGAYAKPTVWDVLWVQIIISPYTLAKWLCWNVSWIWRFNICKQPYGREEKLYLIRRYMKMGEHQFNSQEDKQIEEFLRLELWDKDNFEVWRLQEEEEMKKKMAENPRYKSYRRYMKNHGPGRMTFED encoded by the coding sequence ATGTTAGCCCGATGTTATTATCGTATGCTCATAAGCCTAGTGTTTCTTTTGGTGTTGCCTACAACGTGCTTGGGCTTGCTGGAAGGATTATATTGTGGCAAACAAAACTGTTACGATGTCTTGGGAGTAACACGTgaatcaaccaaatcggatattggCAAGGCATATCGCATATTGGCCCGGAAGCATCATCCTGATTTGCATCGAACTGAGGAGGCGAAAAAAGAAGCCGAAATACAATTCAAAGCCATAGCAACTGCCTATGAAATCTTAAAGGATGATGAATCTCGTACAGATTACGATTACATGTTGGACAATCCTGATGAATATTATGCCCATTACTATCGCTACTATCGTCGAAGAGTGGCACCCAAGGTGGATGTGAGAATTGTGATTGTGGTCACTCTCACCATTATCTCTGTGATTCAGTACTATTCGGGCTGGCAGCGTTACGATTCGGCTATTAAATATTTTGCCACAGTGCCCAAGTATCGCAACAAAGCTTTGGAAATTGCCAAAGATGAAATCAACGAAAAGGTCAACAGCCGCAAGGGCAAGAATCGTCTCACGAAGGCCGACCAAAAGGAGGAAATCGAAAAGATCATAATAAAGGTCATCGAAGAGAAAATGGATGTAAAAGGTGCTTATGCGAAACCAACTGTTTGGGATGTTCTTTGGGTGCAAATCATAATCTCGCCATATACGCTTGCCAAATGGCTATGTTGGAATGTCAGCTGGATATGGAGGTTTAACATATGCAAACAGCCATACGGGCGAGAAGAAAAGTTGTATTTGATCCGCCGTTACATGAAAATGGGCGAGCACCAGTTCAACTCTCAGGAAGACAAGCAAATAGAAGAGTTCCTGCGACTAGAACTGTGGGACAAGGACAATTTTGAAGTGTGGCGCTTGCAGGAGGAAGaggaaatgaaaaagaaaatggcTGAGAACCCTCGCTACAAATCCTATCGacgctatatgaaaaatcatggTCCTGGTCGAATGACATTCGAAGATTAA